One segment of Nitrospira sp. DNA contains the following:
- a CDS encoding RidA family protein has protein sequence MLYERRLAELGLVLPAPPKPVATYIPAVLAGDLLFLSGVIPFRDGKLVLEGKLGRDLTVEQGYEAARVSLLNALAIVKEKLGTLDRVQKIVRMTGHVASAEGFTQQPAVINGASDLLVTIFGEAGKHARVALGAAELPLNAPLEIELIIQVTGKGYGEGREVSRGIP, from the coding sequence GCCGAACTCGGCCTCGTGCTGCCGGCGCCGCCCAAGCCGGTGGCAACCTACATCCCGGCCGTGCTGGCCGGGGATCTCTTATTTCTTAGCGGTGTGATTCCGTTTCGCGACGGCAAACTTGTCCTGGAAGGCAAACTCGGCCGCGATTTGACGGTGGAGCAGGGGTATGAGGCCGCGCGGGTCTCGCTGTTGAACGCGCTGGCCATCGTCAAAGAGAAGCTCGGTACGCTCGACCGGGTTCAGAAGATTGTCCGCATGACTGGCCACGTGGCGTCCGCTGAAGGCTTCACGCAGCAGCCGGCCGTGATCAACGGGGCCTCCGATCTGCTGGTCACAATTTTTGGCGAGGCGGGGAAGCACGCGCGAGTCGCCCTTGGGGCGGCCGAATTGCCCCTGAACGCCCCCCTTGAGATTGAATTAATCATACAGGTGACGGGGAAAGGTTACGGCGAAGGCCGTGAGGTATCCCGCGGAATTCCTTAG